One window of the Cryptomeria japonica chromosome 7, Sugi_1.0, whole genome shotgun sequence genome contains the following:
- the LOC131040615 gene encoding uncharacterized protein LOC131040615 translates to MGGPLPLAGMDGGRDGGRGEGDRGQGGGDRGKMGGRDGGRLAGRFRVWGGGRERNSRGQRGINFGQVFPNPCVLASHGGGDEEDYEDDVPLIRRNVTRVTTLQAPVSGDRAEGHVGQEDELMQDMPEG, encoded by the coding sequence ATGGGTGGACCACTACCTTTGGCAGGCATGGATGGAGGCAGGGATGGAGGCCGGGGAGAGGGGGATAGAGGTCAAGGAGGTGGCGATAGAGGAAAAATGGGTGGTAGAGATGGAGGAAGACTAGCTGGGAGATTTAGGGTTTGGGGTGGAGGTAGGGAGAGAAACAGCAGAGGCCAAAGAGGTATTAATTTTGGGCAAGTTTTTCCTAATCCTTGTGTATTGGCTTCTCATGGGGGAGGTGACGAGGAGGATTATGAGGATGATGTGCCACTAATTAGGCGCAATGTCACTAGAGTCACAACACTACAGGCTCCAGTAAGTGGGGATAGGGCTGAGGGACACGTGGGACAAGAGGATGAGTTGATGCAGGATATGCCAGAAGGGTAG